The nucleotide sequence TGTGGGTGCTTTCTTATTTGGTGCAACCCAGCTCTTGTTCTTATTTATTGTTATTAAAACCATTATGAGTGGTAAAAAGGCAACACCTCAAGTTTGGGAGGGAGCAGAAGGCTTAGAATGGTCTTTGCCATCACCACCACCTTACCACACATTTTCGACACCACCTGATATAAAGTAGGTTGTTAAAATGAAAGTGGCACAACGGGCAATTAAAACAACTGTTATCAAACTAAGTCTAATTGTTGTAGGTATGTTTGGTTTTGGTTTCGCTATGGTTCCATTATATGATGTGTTTTGTGAGGTAACTGGATTGAATGGTAAAACCAATAGCGAAGCTTACCAATATCAAAGTACATCAGCAGTTGTTGATAAATCACGAAAGATTACTGTGCAATTTATCACTAACCTGGGTGAAGGTGCTCAGTGGGAATTTAAGCCTGTAGTGTCACAAATCAAAGTTCATCCTGGTCAGCTAAAAAGTGTTGAGTTTTTTGCTAAAAATCCTACAAATACGACCAGAAGTAGTCAGGCTGTGCCAAGTATCAGCCCATCTGAAGGGACAATATTTTTACAAAAAACAGAGTGCTTTTGCTTTGAGCAGCAAACACTGCAAGCGGGTGAAGAGGTTGTTATGCCCATGCGGTTTGTGATTGACCAAGAAATACCAAAACATATTAAAAAATTAACACTGTCATATACTTTATTTGATGTGACGGAAAGCTC is from Spartinivicinus poritis and encodes:
- a CDS encoding cytochrome c oxidase assembly protein is translated as MKVAQRAIKTTVIKLSLIVVGMFGFGFAMVPLYDVFCEVTGLNGKTNSEAYQYQSTSAVVDKSRKITVQFITNLGEGAQWEFKPVVSQIKVHPGQLKSVEFFAKNPTNTTRSSQAVPSISPSEGTIFLQKTECFCFEQQTLQAGEEVVMPMRFVIDQEIPKHIKKLTLSYTLFDVTESSTEKVATNMDS